The nucleotide window gtggaaagaacgaATGGGTACTAAGGGCTCGATCGCTGCTCCTCTATGTGTTCGAGGTTTGAAGCTAGTGGTCTTGAGCTGATGCGGTGCGATGCGATgatgccccttagtggggtgtcctactttcccttttataggtcaagggaaagcacgggttacaatgggagaaaagaggagaacgagagaccgaggaagtccttcagggtctctgGGCCTTTCTTTTTCTCTGTGGGGGCCCCGCTGACACGGCAGCTGGtgacagggacagctccacgccGGGCGCCTGTCCGCTGATAATGCCATGCCCTGGCATTATCAGCGGGTCATCATGTCCCACTCCGCCCCGGCGGGCGGTGCGGCGAACCAACGTGCTGATCAGCGGctgtacagggagtaggcagcatagtgaccacgcctCAGTTACTGTGGACGATGTGAGTTTCCTGGAATGACATGTCGCGGGGATGGGTCGTGTTGAGATGTGACctctccctgcacgatgccagaagtttgaccttagaTTGTACTTtttgacccgtagtggttggcagCGGCGTGAGCTTCCGTAAAGAGCCATGCTCGAGGGATCGGGCAAGGCGAAgtttgccctcagacgtcgggcgaggcgtagccagccctcagacgtcgggcgaggcgtagccagccctcagacatcgggcgaggcggagccaaccctcagacgtcgggcgaggcggaaccaaccctcaggggtcggccaAGGCGGGGCCAACCGTCGagaggtcggacgaggtggagtcAACCCTCGGGGGTTAGCTGagacggagccaaccctcggaggtcggacgaggcggagcccatggcatcggtatcaggcgaggtggagccaccctcaggggtcgaacaaggtggagcccacggcctcggtggTTGGcaagagctgtagtcgcgctcttgatcgcTCGGACGAATCATCGTTGATGGTtaatagctcctcctcttcgggtaccctagtattggtccccgacaacaaGTATGGCTAGAACCTATTGACACAACCTAGAAAAAATAGACGAAATGAGATCTGAATTTAGTGTTTAAATATGAGATCTGAATTATTGATAGAACATGAACAAAAACAATTGCATAGTCTAAAATTATTGAAAGAACATGGAAAAAACAATTGCATAGTCTGAAATTATTGATAGAACATGAAAAACGGAATTGCATAGTCTGAAATTATTGACAgaacatgaaaaaaaaaacaattgtatACTATACACCATCTATAATCATTTTTGTACTAGCAATTGGGTATATACACCATGCTCTATATTTAACGTTGATTTAGATAGGACTTTGAATGGCGATGAAGCTGGTTGGGATCAGTTGGAGGGGGTGGATTGTCGGAGACATGATGCATATCACACAaagcgaatatatatatatggtcggCAAATGTCGCTAATCTCTGTGAAGCTTGAAGAAATTTCGCAGGTTCCTTAACTCCTTGAGCTTTCGTTCGGGGGTGGCAGGAATGAAGAAATTATACGTAGGCCACCATGATGCCGATTTAATATCATCAGCTGCGAACTGTATCCTGTGCAGCTGCTGCGTCCTGTGCACAACAGTGTTCACTGCACCCTGACCTGACAACGTCTATAAAAATGCAGAAACTGATCGAGCTGCTGCATGTGTGGATTACTTGAATTCTGTCAGTGTTCAGCTGCCCGATCGAGCGAGCGTAGCACTGTCGGCAGTTACCCCTGCGTGCGTGCCGAGTGCAGTAGAGCACGAAGGCCACAGCTTGACatggcggcggctgcggctgccACTCGTTCACTGCATTCCTTCCTTGCGCTTCTTCTCCTGTtgcctgcggctgcggctgcagcGTCGTCATCGTACGAAACCAAGTCCATAGATCCAGGACTCGTCGTGATGACGCTGCCGGAGCCGGTGTCCGGGCCGGAGAGTCTCGCCTTCGACGGGCGTGGCGGCGGCCCATACTCCGGCGTCTCCGACGGCCGCATCCTCCGGTGGCAAGGTCGCCTCCGAGGATGGACCGAGTTCGCCTACAACTCCAAGCACAAGTAAGCGATCGACCGTGCGTTTCATCTTCGTTTTGCATGCGTGCACATTCAACAATCGAACACACATGTATGGTTCACACGATTTTTAGATTTTTACCCGTGCGAACGTCATGCGCAGGAGCGTGGCGTTGTGCTCGCCGGACAAGAAGCTGGTAGTGCCGGAGAGCCTGCTGTGCGGGCGCCCGCTGGGCCTGCAGTTCCACCGGCAGTCCGGCGACCTTTACATCGCCGACGCCTACCTTGGGCTGCTCAGGGTTGCCGCGCGCGGCGGGCTGGCGGAGGTCGTGGCGACGGAGGCCGGCGGCGAGCCGTTCAACTTCCTCAACGGGCTCGACGTTGACCAGCGGACCGGCGACGTCTACTTTACTGACAGCAGCACCACGTACAGGAGGAGGTACGGGCTAATTACTGGAGTTGCATTGCATACATAAAAACCAATTGGCAGCAAGGTGAAAAGCTAGGGGCCATTATATTACGAACGTTTGCATAGCATCCATAAAAACCCATTGGCGGCAGCAAGGTGAAAGGGGCCATTATTCATCAATGTAGGTACTCCATCTATCGCAAAGTAGGAGTCATTCTCGCTTCCAGAGAAGTTAAacttttttaactttaactaattatatataaaagaatattaatatttataatacataattagtatcgttagatagaccgttgaatatatttttataataaacttatttagatatataaatattacacgtattttGTACAAACATAGTTAAAGttgaaaaagtttgacctatACATACCCCTAACGCCTTTttgagacagagggagtatatagtACGTAGTGCTCTATTTCCCTAGCTAACTGGCAACAAGAAACTAGAAATGCAGTTCACATAATAAACATCAATAAAGCACTTGTTGTGCCGCAGTAGCCTCGTAGGTCCTCCAACGACTTTGTGTGATAATGACTCAAAGTTACGTTCAACACCGTAGCATGGATATAACAACAGCAACATTCGATAGATGCTAATATTCTTTGTTTACCTATATTCGGTAAAGTGATGATGTATGAAAAACATTTCGGAAGCAAATATGGGAGTTGTTTAGTAGATTTTTTGTTCCAAAAAAGGCTTATTCACAATTTTTTCCCAAAAAATCTATTCCCCTGCCGCCCCTCCAATTTTCGTTAAGAAAGTCATATCAACTCAATtaattttattttgattattattactTGACCTGCAGCATCTCAGATAAGCTCGTGGAATAGTATCTCTATCTGACAAGTTATAATGATCCCAGCGGGAACCAACACTGATGCCAACCTCAAATTGCAATGCATGCAGCGACTACATGCTGGTGGTGGCCCTGGGCGACGAGACGGGCCGCCTGCTGGGCTACGACCGCCGGACCCGCCGCGTCGCCGTGCTCCAGGCGGGCCTCTCCTACCCGAACGGCGTGGCGGTGAGCGCCGACGGCACGCACGTGGTGGTGGCACACACGGCGCTGGGCGAGCTGCGGAGGTACTGGGTCCGCGGCGCCCGGACCGGCACGTCAGAGACATTCGCGGAGCTGCCCTGGTACCCGGACAACTTGCGCGCCGACGGCCGCGGCGGGTACTGGGTGGCGCTGAGCAACGGCGTCGCGGTCGGCGGCGGCGAAGCGGCCGCCACGGCACCCACGGTCGCCGTCAGGGTCTCCCGCGAGGGCAACGTGACGGAGGCGCTGGACGGGTTCAGCTTCGTGTCCGTGAGCGAGGTGGCCGAGCGGGGCGGCGTGCTCTGGGTCGGGTCCGTGGACACGCCGTACGCCGGCGAGCTGAAGCGGCGTACCAGCTAGTGCTTCGTCTTCTGCAACTGCCGTGCACGCACCGTTCTGTCATCAGGGAATGTCATATGCAATatgtgcatgcatatgcatgtggTGGCATCAGCAGCGTGCTAGACCAAGTAATTTGACTGTACGTACCTGTGCTCTGGATAGGTGTGCCTGTGTGCCATGTCGTCGCCGTAGCTAGCATTCGTCGCAACTGTGGATGTGGACTCCGTTTTGTGTAACGGTTAGTGGTTAGTTGTTGGGAAAATTGGTTGGGTAGCATCAAAAGGTCGTGATCCACGTAAAATATCCCTGAAAGTTTACGCTCCTGTAAAATATCGCTGAAAGGTTGGACTATTAACTGAAAGTACCATTCCGTCAAAATGTAGTCACGGAGCTGTTGACTTGGACATAGATACCCTAGTAAGAACCAAATAAACAGCAGTATGTGCCCCAATATTTAAACATAAATGAACACTTATATTTCAGTAGCAATATAAGCACATTCCTGCACATATATTTTGGCACATATGAAGACATTTGATATAGGGATCCCTTAAATATAAGCACACATGAACACGTACATTCACAACACCACTTCTCAACAATCATTTCTCAACTGAGTACTAGTTAAGATAGCAAAGGGGGC belongs to Miscanthus floridulus cultivar M001 chromosome 4, ASM1932011v1, whole genome shotgun sequence and includes:
- the LOC136551702 gene encoding protein STRICTOSIDINE SYNTHASE-LIKE 10-like is translated as MAAAAAATRSLHSFLALLLLLPAAAAAASSSYETKSIDPGLVVMTLPEPVSGPESLAFDGRGGGPYSGVSDGRILRWQGRLRGWTEFAYNSKHKSVALCSPDKKLVVPESLLCGRPLGLQFHRQSGDLYIADAYLGLLRVAARGGLAEVVATEAGGEPFNFLNGLDVDQRTGDVYFTDSSTTYRRSDYMLVVALGDETGRLLGYDRRTRRVAVLQAGLSYPNGVAVSADGTHVVVAHTALGELRRYWVRGARTGTSETFAELPWYPDNLRADGRGGYWVALSNGVAVGGGEAAATAPTVAVRVSREGNVTEALDGFSFVSVSEVAERGGVLWVGSVDTPYAGELKRRTS